A single Natrinema pellirubrum DSM 15624 DNA region contains:
- a CDS encoding PrkA family serine protein kinase: protein MTGHDYVTEADRALEETYEEPMSLAAYVDRLFENPSIASHASKYLLEAIEAAGTRTVVEEGEEKERYRFFDDPHNDGEHAILGNTEVLNGFVDDLRSIAAGRAKDEKIIWFEGPTATGKSELKRCLVNGLREYSKTPEGRRYTVEWNISTAEGGERGLSYGDDGGTSAADEQNWYESPVQAHPLSVFPDAVREDLLAELNDELDDHVPIQVDAALDPFSREAYDFLEERYRRRGEDDLFSAITDDDHLRVKNYVVDVGQGVGVLHSEDDGRPKERLVGSWMHGMLQELDSRGRKNPQAFSYDGVLSQGNGVLTIVEDAAQHADLLQKLLNVPDEQSVKLDKGIGMDVDSQMLIISNPDLEAQLNQHSDRNGMDPLKALKRRLDKHRFGYLTNLSLETELIRRELTNETAVWEAESYDELADRIRAPVGVTIKDRDGETRVQEFAPHAIEAAALYAVVTRLDEETLPNGLDLVDKALIYDQGYLQEGDSRREKAEFDFDDDGNDGDHGIPVTYTRDTLAELLQTDRDRHHADLPVEDVVMPRDVLNAMVEGLVDAPVFSTGERSEFENRVVPVKNYVYDQQESDVIEAIMYDKRVDEETVAEYVEHVYAWETEEPLYNDRGERVEPDPLKMKLFEIEHLGRFSESEYDGNQPRESVRNFRREKVITSLNRHAWEHRDEDFSVEDVDLTAIPVIKTVLESHDWDDVERTFEDFDPRQWSDPPSDTQTAAVKEETIETMVDLFGYSAASAELTSRHVMGQVSYRWD from the coding sequence ATGACCGGACACGACTACGTCACCGAGGCCGACCGCGCCCTCGAGGAGACCTACGAGGAGCCGATGAGCCTCGCGGCGTACGTCGATCGGCTCTTCGAGAACCCGTCGATCGCCTCCCACGCCTCGAAATATTTGCTCGAGGCGATCGAGGCCGCCGGCACCCGCACGGTCGTCGAAGAGGGCGAGGAGAAGGAGCGCTACCGCTTCTTCGACGATCCGCACAACGACGGCGAACACGCCATCTTGGGCAACACCGAGGTGCTGAACGGGTTCGTCGACGACCTGCGCTCGATCGCCGCGGGCCGGGCGAAAGACGAGAAGATCATCTGGTTCGAGGGTCCGACGGCGACGGGCAAGTCCGAACTCAAGCGGTGTCTGGTCAACGGGCTGCGCGAGTACTCGAAGACGCCCGAGGGCCGCCGGTACACCGTCGAGTGGAACATCTCGACCGCCGAGGGCGGCGAGCGCGGACTGAGCTACGGCGACGACGGCGGCACGAGCGCCGCCGACGAACAGAACTGGTACGAGAGCCCGGTCCAGGCCCATCCCCTGTCGGTGTTCCCCGACGCCGTCCGCGAGGACCTGCTCGCCGAGTTGAACGACGAACTCGACGATCACGTCCCGATTCAGGTCGACGCGGCGCTGGACCCCTTCTCGCGGGAGGCCTACGACTTCCTCGAGGAGCGCTATCGCCGACGGGGCGAGGACGACCTGTTCTCGGCGATCACCGACGACGACCACCTTCGCGTGAAAAACTACGTCGTCGACGTCGGACAGGGCGTCGGCGTCCTCCACTCCGAGGACGACGGCCGGCCCAAGGAACGGCTCGTCGGCTCGTGGATGCACGGGATGCTTCAGGAACTGGACTCGCGGGGCCGGAAGAACCCGCAGGCCTTTAGCTACGACGGCGTCCTGTCGCAGGGCAACGGCGTCCTCACTATCGTCGAGGACGCGGCCCAGCATGCCGATCTCCTCCAGAAGCTGCTGAACGTCCCCGACGAGCAGTCGGTGAAACTGGACAAGGGGATCGGGATGGACGTCGACAGCCAGATGCTGATCATCTCCAACCCCGATCTCGAGGCCCAGCTCAACCAGCACTCCGATCGAAACGGAATGGACCCGCTGAAGGCGCTGAAACGGCGCTTGGACAAACACCGTTTCGGCTACCTGACGAACCTGAGCCTCGAGACGGAGCTGATCCGGCGGGAACTGACCAACGAGACGGCGGTCTGGGAGGCCGAGAGCTACGACGAACTCGCCGACCGGATCCGCGCGCCAGTGGGAGTGACGATCAAGGACCGCGACGGCGAGACGCGGGTCCAGGAGTTCGCGCCCCACGCGATCGAGGCGGCCGCGCTGTATGCCGTCGTCACGCGACTGGACGAGGAAACCCTCCCGAACGGGCTCGATCTCGTCGACAAGGCACTGATCTACGATCAGGGCTACCTGCAGGAGGGCGACAGCCGCCGCGAGAAAGCGGAGTTCGACTTCGACGACGACGGGAACGACGGCGATCACGGCATCCCGGTGACGTACACGCGGGACACGCTCGCGGAACTGCTCCAGACCGACCGCGACCGCCACCACGCCGACCTCCCGGTCGAGGACGTCGTCATGCCCCGCGACGTTCTCAACGCGATGGTCGAGGGGTTGGTCGACGCGCCGGTGTTCTCGACGGGCGAGCGTTCCGAGTTCGAGAACCGCGTCGTCCCCGTGAAAAACTACGTCTACGACCAGCAGGAGAGCGACGTTATCGAGGCAATCATGTACGACAAGCGCGTCGACGAGGAGACCGTCGCCGAGTACGTCGAACACGTCTACGCGTGGGAGACCGAAGAGCCGCTGTACAACGACCGCGGTGAGCGGGTCGAGCCCGATCCGCTGAAGATGAAGCTGTTCGAGATCGAACACCTCGGCCGGTTCTCCGAGAGCGAGTACGACGGGAATCAGCCCCGCGAGAGCGTCCGGAACTTCCGCCGCGAGAAGGTCATCACGTCGTTGAACCGCCACGCGTGGGAACACCGCGACGAGGACTTCTCGGTCGAGGACGTCGATCTCACCGCGATCCCGGTGATCAAGACCGTCCTCGAGAGCCACGACTGGGACGACGTCGAGCGGACCTTCGAGGACTTCGATCCGCGACAGTGGAGCGATCCGCCGAGTGACACCCAGACCGCGGCGGTCAAGGAAGAGACGATCGAGACCATGGTCGACCTCTTCGGCTACTCGGCGGCGTCGGCCGAGCTAACCAGTAGACACGTCATGGGCCAGGTGAGTTACAGATGGGACTGA
- a CDS encoding PrkA family serine protein kinase — protein sequence MTGDIETLEQLSTDYKESMPADLRETKSFDWYLEEVYEDPKVARNAHQRVADMFDYYGTTYDETEGMVEYQLASEDPLGDGENTFYGKVIHQSIHEFVNKVKSGARRLGPERRIKLLLGPVGSGKSHFDKQVRQYFEDYTLREDGRMYTFRWTNLCDVIQDQDPADDTVRSPMNQDPLVLLPLEQRQRVIDDLNENLDAPYTIQNEQALDPESEFYMDKLLAYYEDDLQQVLENHVEIVRFVADENKRQGLETFEPKDKKNQDETELTGDVNYSKIAIYGESDPRAFDYSGAFCNANRGIFSGEELLKLQREFLYDFLHATQEQTIKPKNNPRIDIDQVIVGRTNMPEYKDKKGDEKMEAFNDRTKRIDFPYVLSYEDEASIYEKMLNNADVPDINVEPHTLEMAGLFGVLTRIEEPDTETVGLLSKAKAYNGEIDEGDDIDTKKLREEAEAKAEIGEGMVGVSPRFIGDEIAEAIMDSKHRQRGFLSPLTVFNFFEENLEHHGSIPEDNFEQYYRYLETVREEYKERAIEDVRHALAYDIDEIQRQGEKYMDHVMAYIDDDTIEDELTGREQEPDETFLRSVEEKLDIPEDRKEDFRQEVSNWVSRRAREGEAFNPQDNERLRRALERKLWEDKKHNINFSALVSANDFDDDERSAWIDALIEQGYSEGGAKEVLEFAGAEVAKTEMED from the coding sequence ATGACCGGTGACATCGAGACACTCGAGCAGCTCAGTACCGATTACAAAGAGTCGATGCCCGCGGACCTGCGGGAGACCAAGTCCTTCGACTGGTACCTCGAGGAAGTATACGAGGACCCGAAGGTGGCCCGCAACGCCCACCAGCGCGTCGCGGACATGTTCGACTACTACGGCACCACCTACGACGAAACCGAGGGGATGGTCGAGTATCAACTCGCCAGCGAGGACCCGCTCGGTGACGGCGAGAACACCTTCTACGGGAAGGTGATCCACCAGTCGATCCACGAGTTCGTCAACAAGGTCAAATCGGGCGCTCGCCGGCTCGGGCCGGAACGGCGGATCAAGCTCCTGCTGGGGCCGGTCGGCTCCGGGAAGTCCCACTTCGACAAACAGGTCCGGCAGTACTTCGAGGACTACACGCTCCGCGAGGACGGCCGGATGTACACCTTCCGGTGGACGAACCTCTGTGACGTCATCCAGGACCAGGACCCGGCCGACGACACCGTCCGGTCCCCGATGAACCAGGACCCGCTCGTCCTCCTCCCCCTCGAGCAGCGCCAGCGGGTCATCGACGACCTCAACGAGAACCTCGATGCGCCCTACACCATCCAGAACGAGCAGGCGCTGGATCCGGAAAGCGAGTTCTACATGGACAAGCTGCTGGCCTATTACGAGGACGACCTCCAGCAGGTCCTCGAGAACCACGTCGAAATCGTCCGGTTCGTCGCCGACGAGAACAAGCGACAGGGCCTCGAGACCTTCGAGCCCAAGGACAAGAAGAACCAGGACGAGACCGAACTCACCGGCGACGTCAACTACTCGAAGATCGCCATCTACGGCGAGTCCGACCCGCGGGCGTTCGACTACTCCGGCGCGTTCTGTAACGCGAACCGGGGGATCTTCTCCGGCGAGGAACTGCTCAAACTCCAGCGGGAGTTCCTCTACGACTTCCTCCATGCGACTCAGGAGCAGACGATCAAGCCCAAGAACAACCCCCGGATCGACATCGACCAGGTGATCGTCGGCCGGACGAACATGCCCGAGTACAAGGACAAGAAGGGCGACGAGAAGATGGAGGCCTTCAACGACCGCACCAAGCGGATCGACTTCCCCTACGTCCTCTCCTACGAGGACGAGGCCAGCATCTACGAGAAGATGCTCAACAACGCCGACGTCCCCGACATCAACGTCGAGCCACACACCTTAGAGATGGCGGGGCTGTTCGGCGTCTTGACCCGCATCGAGGAGCCCGACACCGAGACCGTCGGGCTGCTCTCGAAGGCCAAAGCCTACAACGGCGAGATCGACGAGGGCGACGACATCGACACGAAAAAGCTCCGCGAGGAAGCCGAGGCGAAAGCCGAGATCGGCGAGGGCATGGTCGGGGTCTCACCGCGCTTTATCGGCGACGAGATCGCCGAGGCGATCATGGACTCCAAACACCGCCAGCGCGGGTTCCTCTCGCCGCTAACGGTCTTTAACTTCTTCGAGGAGAACCTCGAACACCACGGCTCCATCCCGGAGGACAACTTCGAGCAGTACTACCGTTACCTCGAGACGGTCCGCGAGGAATACAAGGAACGCGCCATCGAGGACGTCCGCCACGCCCTGGCCTACGACATTGACGAGATCCAGCGCCAGGGCGAGAAGTACATGGACCACGTGATGGCCTACATCGACGACGACACCATCGAGGACGAGTTGACGGGCCGCGAGCAAGAGCCCGACGAGACGTTCCTGCGCTCGGTCGAGGAGAAACTCGATATTCCCGAAGATCGGAAAGAAGACTTCCGACAGGAAGTCTCGAACTGGGTCTCCCGCCGCGCCCGCGAGGGCGAGGCGTTCAACCCGCAGGACAACGAACGCCTACGCCGCGCCCTGGAACGCAAGCTCTGGGAGGACAAGAAACACAACATCAACTTCTCCGCGCTGGTGTCGGCCAACGACTTCGACGACGACGAACGCTCCGCGTGGATCGACGCGCTGATCGAACAGGGCTACTCCGAGGGCGGCGCGAAGGAAGTACTCGAGTTCGCCGGCGCGGAGGTCGCCAAGACCGAGATGGAAGACTAA
- a CDS encoding DUF5820 family protein — translation MSDSTADDGGIDSRLPEAWQVWSRGEDGRLVLAYRPDVFDAADFPAPCLPTLYLTHGKRTRRPGVHPGDTADTADWFVTLYLEPDVSLNETLRYPTREAALEETIALARRFDDGEIDYRDLYQVPREAYFERLDDLTGDGRED, via the coding sequence ATGTCGGACTCGACCGCTGACGACGGGGGTATCGACTCGCGGCTCCCCGAGGCCTGGCAGGTCTGGAGTCGGGGCGAGGACGGCCGGCTCGTCCTCGCGTACCGACCGGACGTCTTCGACGCCGCGGACTTTCCCGCTCCCTGTCTGCCGACGCTGTATCTCACCCACGGCAAGCGAACCCGACGGCCCGGCGTTCACCCCGGCGACACCGCCGACACCGCGGACTGGTTCGTCACGCTCTATCTCGAGCCCGATGTCTCGCTGAACGAGACGCTCCGATATCCGACCCGGGAGGCCGCCCTCGAGGAAACGATCGCACTCGCTCGGCGGTTCGACGACGGCGAGATCGACTACCGCGACCTGTATCAGGTTCCCCGCGAGGCGTACTTCGAGCGACTCGACGACCTCACCGGCGACGGCCGCGAGGACTGA
- a CDS encoding UPF0179 family protein, whose translation MSTVTLVGSRLAEPGTEFIYEGEADACAGCPYRSQCLNLSPGTKYQVTSIRENAQTLECAMHDGGVRAVEVEPVSVRANITSKGAFAGSKTSLPGPCPYVECPSHEYCEPDGVAFDEEYRIAEIVGEPPHEVCHLDRSLELVELETDE comes from the coding sequence ATGTCGACCGTTACGCTCGTCGGGTCCCGGCTGGCCGAACCGGGGACCGAGTTCATCTACGAGGGCGAAGCCGACGCCTGTGCCGGCTGTCCGTACCGGAGTCAGTGTCTCAATCTCTCGCCGGGCACGAAGTATCAGGTCACGTCGATCCGCGAGAACGCCCAAACCCTCGAGTGTGCCATGCACGACGGCGGGGTCCGGGCCGTCGAGGTCGAGCCGGTCTCCGTGCGCGCGAACATCACGTCGAAGGGTGCCTTCGCCGGCAGCAAGACCAGCCTCCCCGGCCCCTGCCCCTACGTTGAATGTCCGAGCCACGAGTACTGCGAGCCCGACGGCGTCGCCTTCGACGAGGAGTACCGCATCGCCGAGATCGTCGGCGAGCCGCCACACGAGGTCTGTCACCTCGATCGGTCGCTCGAGCTGGTCGAACTCGAGACCGACGAGTAA
- a CDS encoding winged helix-turn-helix transcriptional regulator, with translation MASQRPEPREQDDSACPVIASLEQIGSKWRLAVLHELLDGEQRFNELKRSTGANARTLSRVLDDLGEMGFVERRIEEDAPVATFYSLTDKGESLEPVFGEIECWAGSWLEESALEA, from the coding sequence ATGGCATCCCAACGGCCCGAACCCCGCGAACAGGACGACAGTGCCTGTCCCGTGATCGCCTCCCTCGAGCAGATCGGCTCCAAGTGGCGACTGGCGGTCCTCCACGAGCTACTGGACGGCGAACAGCGCTTCAACGAACTCAAGCGCTCGACGGGCGCGAACGCCCGCACCCTCTCGCGGGTCCTCGACGACTTAGGCGAGATGGGCTTCGTCGAACGACGTATCGAGGAGGACGCCCCCGTCGCCACCTTCTACAGCCTCACCGACAAGGGCGAGTCCCTCGAGCCGGTTTTCGGCGAGATCGAGTGCTGGGCGGGCAGTTGGCTCGAGGAGAGCGCGCTCGAGGCGTAG
- a CDS encoding flavin reductase family protein produces the protein MTDGGTAGTDGADALEIDAADHDGSLYRILSSAVVPRPIAWVSTTSEDGVDNLAPYSFFTVASVDPPVLLFAPVDGADGLKDTPRNARDTGEFVVNLVTADLAEAMNETSATLSADESEFDHAGLERAASTAVAPPRVADATVAFECTLHDLVDVGGSTLVLGEVEHVHIKESVTTDGKIDVDEIDALGRLAGSRYARTGDRFSLERPP, from the coding sequence ATGACCGACGGCGGAACGGCCGGAACGGACGGGGCCGACGCCCTCGAAATCGATGCCGCCGACCACGACGGCTCGCTCTATCGGATCCTCTCGAGCGCGGTCGTCCCCCGGCCGATCGCGTGGGTGAGTACCACGAGCGAGGACGGCGTCGACAACCTCGCGCCGTACAGTTTCTTCACCGTGGCATCGGTCGACCCACCGGTCCTGCTGTTCGCGCCGGTCGACGGGGCCGACGGGCTCAAGGACACGCCGCGAAACGCCCGCGACACCGGCGAGTTCGTCGTCAACCTCGTCACTGCGGACCTCGCCGAAGCGATGAACGAGACCAGCGCCACGCTGTCGGCCGACGAGAGCGAGTTCGACCACGCCGGTCTCGAGCGGGCCGCCTCAACCGCGGTCGCGCCGCCGCGCGTAGCGGACGCGACGGTCGCCTTCGAGTGTACGCTCCACGACCTCGTCGACGTCGGCGGGTCGACGCTCGTGCTGGGTGAAGTCGAACACGTCCACATCAAGGAGTCGGTGACGACTGACGGGAAGATCGACGTCGACGAGATCGACGCTCTCGGTCGACTCGCGGGGAGCCGGTACGCCCGAACCGGGGATCGGTTCTCGCTCGAGCGACCGCCGTAG
- a CDS encoding SRPBCC family protein, with amino-acid sequence MTRVRTATTPDGRRLEVSHVLSVPAAEAWDLLVDTTRWPEWSPLINGVEATDRRLRPDTRGRIRVPGAWIPFRITSCTERRWTWRVTGIPAAGHRVDDLGERRCRIAFELPVHAAGSVPVYLRALENLETLLESDLPAE; translated from the coding sequence ATGACTCGAGTTCGGACCGCGACGACCCCGGACGGCCGCCGCCTCGAGGTGTCGCACGTCCTCTCGGTTCCCGCGGCCGAGGCCTGGGACCTCCTGGTCGACACGACCCGCTGGCCGGAGTGGTCGCCGCTGATCAACGGCGTCGAGGCGACCGACCGGCGGCTTCGTCCCGACACGCGGGGACGGATCCGCGTGCCGGGCGCGTGGATCCCGTTCCGGATCACGTCGTGTACGGAACGGCGCTGGACCTGGCGCGTGACCGGGATCCCCGCAGCCGGCCACCGCGTCGACGACCTCGGCGAACGGCGGTGCCGGATTGCGTTCGAACTCCCCGTCCACGCCGCGGGTTCGGTCCCCGTCTATCTGCGGGCGCTGGAGAACCTCGAGACGCTGCTCGAGAGCGACCTGCCGGCGGAGTAG
- a CDS encoding ABC transporter ATP-binding protein translates to MAILEVDDLRKEYGGFTAVEGSSFEIERGEVFGVVGPNGAGKTTTLKMLAGLIEPTAGTAVVAGHTPGEREMQRRLGFLPEESPLYEEMTAVSYLEFFADLYDVPADVATERIHDSLDRLDLEHRERRIGNMSKGMQRKVAIARALVNDPDVLIFDEPASGLDPLTTNYIIEFTRELSDEGKTIVFSAHNLFHVESICDRLIIMNDGRIVARGTLEAIREAHGGTEYHVYATTDGSDGPAAADSPLEVTEENGQYRHVVADMAAVEAVREAVEAGGGRVTDIQTKTPSLEEIFLEVASEPEETEA, encoded by the coding sequence ATGGCGATACTCGAAGTGGACGACCTCCGGAAGGAGTACGGCGGCTTCACCGCCGTCGAGGGCAGCTCCTTCGAGATCGAACGCGGCGAGGTCTTCGGCGTCGTCGGCCCCAACGGTGCGGGCAAGACGACGACGCTGAAGATGCTGGCCGGGCTGATCGAGCCCACCGCCGGGACCGCCGTCGTCGCCGGCCACACCCCGGGTGAGCGTGAGATGCAGCGCCGACTCGGCTTCCTCCCCGAGGAATCCCCGCTCTACGAGGAGATGACCGCGGTAAGCTACCTCGAGTTCTTCGCTGACCTCTACGACGTGCCCGCGGACGTGGCCACCGAGCGGATCCACGACTCGCTGGACCGCCTCGATCTCGAACACCGGGAGCGCCGGATCGGCAACATGTCCAAGGGGATGCAACGGAAGGTCGCGATCGCGCGGGCGCTGGTCAACGACCCCGACGTGTTGATCTTCGACGAACCGGCATCGGGGCTGGACCCGCTGACGACCAACTACATTATCGAGTTCACCCGCGAGCTGAGCGACGAGGGGAAGACGATCGTCTTCAGCGCGCACAACCTCTTTCACGTCGAGAGTATCTGCGACCGGCTCATCATCATGAACGACGGCCGGATCGTCGCCCGCGGCACGCTCGAGGCGATCCGCGAGGCCCACGGCGGCACCGAGTACCACGTCTACGCGACGACCGACGGCAGCGACGGGCCGGCAGCCGCCGACTCGCCGCTTGAGGTCACCGAGGAGAACGGGCAGTACCGCCACGTCGTCGCCGACATGGCCGCCGTCGAGGCCGTTCGAGAGGCCGTCGAGGCCGGCGGCGGCCGCGTGACCGACATCCAGACGAAGACCCCCAGCCTCGAGGAGATCTTCCTCGAGGTGGCCAGCGAACCGGAGGAGACGGAGGCGTGA